A single window of Aspergillus flavus chromosome 4, complete sequence DNA harbors:
- a CDS encoding uncharacterized protein (expressed protein) — protein MSSVDSQSSASGHNKPYDTEEELLLIQLKQSGLSWLQVEDVYNRTVPQDRKRTIYALQNKWRQLCRDGIVSTNAAPYTEIKALGCWGRLEAVRMSPSKVLNTIPLEELNRTFSISPVFVSFINLNMQALPTATNHDLTTDMDSFLVREQQLLNCISTLEWSLREAFIQNHHERIAFSTLQSLYEHLYNLYNELAAAYVQLRSGLSECEQPSN, from the exons ATGTCGTCCGTTGACTCGCAATCCTCCGCATCAGGTCATAACAAGCCATATGATACCGAAGAGGAGCTTCTTCTGATTCAACTTAAGCAATCAGGGTTGTCTTGGCTCCAAGTCGAAGACGTCTACAATCGAACTGTACCACAAGACCGTAAACGAACTATCTATGCTCTACAGAACAAATGGCGACAGCTATGTAGAGATGGAATAGTT TCCACGAATGCCGCTCCATACACCGAAATTAAGGCTCTTGGATGCTGGGGAAGATTGGAAGCCGTCAGGATGTCACCGAGCAAGGTGTTAAA TACCATCCCGCTCGAAGAGTTAAATCGTACATTCAGTATATCACCGGTTTTTGTTTCCTTCATCAACCTAAATATGCAAGCACTACCC ACCGCAACCAACCATGACCTCACTACCGATATGGATAGCTTTCTCGTTCGCGAACAACAGCTGCTGAACTGCATTTCCACTCTTGAGTGGTCACTTAGGGAGGCATTCATCCAAAATCACCACGAGCGCATCGCTTTTTCTACCCTTCAATCACTTTACGAACACCTTTACAACTTATACAATGAACTGGCAGCGGCATATGTCCAGCTTAGATCTGGTCTTTCCGAGTGCGAACAACCTTCGAATTAG
- a CDS encoding uncharacterized protein (expressed protein) produces the protein MPKTPQPMVEPRRPDHRRRQTVIRKLRRLCDDYNAKVVIVMTEPNNRQWIYKTHDDVPGIQQAIFHPRNRNIYDFAVMNQTDEQGRQRQVTPHDRQKSSPQTAPPSTVRRWPRLMPPPRYRPDSPAGVRHGSPPTLPRYHRDF, from the exons ATGCCCAAAACGCCGCAGCCAATGGTTGAGCCTCGAAGGCCAGATCATCGTCGACGTCAAACAGTTATCCGAAAATTACGTCGACTTTGTGATGATTACAACGCGAAAGTGGTTATAGTTATGACTGAACCAAATAACCGTCAGTGGATTTACAAAACTCATGATGATGTACCTGGTATTCAGCAG GCTATCTTTCATCCTCGGAACAGGAATATCTATGATTTTGCAGTAATGAATCAGACCGATGAACAAGGGCGTCAACGCCAGGTGACGCCTCACGATAGGCAGAAATCGTCTCCCCAAACCGCGCCCCCATCTACGGTTAGGCGATGGCCTAGACTTATGCCGCCTCCTCGGTATAGGCCTGATTCGCCTGCAGGGGTGAGACATGGATCGCCACCGACGCTCCCCAGATATCATAGGGACTTTTGA